Below is a window of Bos indicus isolate NIAB-ARS_2022 breed Sahiwal x Tharparkar chromosome 19, NIAB-ARS_B.indTharparkar_mat_pri_1.0, whole genome shotgun sequence DNA.
ATTACAATCCATCATATACATAGCTGCCCTATAGATCCTATGTCAACCTACCTTAATAGCAAATCTTACAGGTAACCATTCAAAGAACTGTTAGATATGGCCCTCCCTAACTAATTTGCAGTATCATCTTCTGCTAAACCACATTAATCCTCTGCTCCAAGATAGAAATTGGTATGTCAGGCTCTAAACACACCTCAGGCTCTCTCATCTCCCTATCAGGCAAAGTTAATGCTTAAAAAACTTTCCCTCTTCTTAGACTTGCACACATTCATCTGTCTAACCAAATCCCATCAAACTCTATTTCAGAATTATGCTAATATCATACAGTAATAGTTGATTGAAGTTGCAACTGTGGGCAttatataaagttttaataaCCTTCTCATGAACCCTCATTAGTGTTACTGTTCCTTATTTATTCCGCTTACAGTGCTCCATGGTTTACACTAGGCTTCTGTTAGGTGAAGATACTCTCTCTTGAAGGACCTATAATCAATGATGCAGGCAGGTGAAATTTATAGGAACAATGTTTGGGTTTTCAAAGCTTTGATTGAGTGCTACTTTCTTCTTAGAGTCTCTTGACACTCTCACATCTTGgaaattcatcatttttatttacacCTTTCTTGAGCAACATTTTATGAGAAATTTTATTGTGTCAGCTTCTGCTGTaaggcaaaatgaatcagccacatgtatgcGTATAGCCCCTCTTCCTTGGATTCCCTTCTTATTTAGGTCACCactgagcactgagtagagttccctgtgctatatagtaggttctcactagttatctgttttatatatagtagtgtatatatgcggagaaggtgatggcaccccactccagtactcttgcctggaaaatcccatggatggaggagcctggtaggctgcagtccatggggtcgctaagagtcagacacaactgagcaacttcactttcacttttcactttcatgcattggagaaggcaatggcaacccactctagtgttcttgcctggagaatcccagggatgggggagcctggtgggcgccgtctatggggtcacacagagtcggacacaactgaagtgacttagcagcagcagcagcagtgtatatatgttgatcccaattcatctcacccacccccttccccctttggtatccatacatttgttctctatgtctctgtctttatttctactttgcaaacaagttaatctataccatttttctatattccacatataagtgttaatatatgatatttgtttttcacttcctgacttatttcactctgaatGACATtctcttggtccatccatgtctctgcaaatgacacagTTTCTATcatttttgtgactgagtaatattccgttgtacaTATGTAAcacatctttttatccattcctctgttgatggacatttagtttgctatTGAAAAATAGTGTTGCAGTATCCATTGgagtgcaggtatctttttgaactatggAGCCACACTTATATTTGTCTGTATGATGTTTGTCTCTTTGTCTTCCCCACTCTAGACTATTAACACACTGGGGTCTAGGATTGGGGTTCACTTATTTGTGTGTCTGCAGTACCACACATAGTACTACACAACAGATGGTTGTTGGGGGCTGTGTCAGTCAGCatcaaaatgaatgaatcattgAGACAGTGGCCAATAGAATTGAAAGTGTTGAATATTCAGAGAGGAGGCAAGTGAGGGTGGGGTAGGATTCATGTTCGTTGTAGGGAGACTTAATGAACACTGGCCTTTCTTGAAATGATAGGCAATGAAATGATAACAAGGTTATGGAAGAACATTCCAGATATGAGCAAAGAGCTAGTGGAAAGAATAACTTTGAAGAGAGGGAGGTAAAGAGATACACCCGTCTGCATTAAAGGGTCCTTAGATTACAAAGTGTTGAGTATAACAAGTGGGTAACAAGATGCACCAGTTTGGCAAAGACAAGTTGTCGTCCAATTAAATGCGATGTGATGACTTGATACCAAGTGAAACTGTCCTATGTGTGAAGACTTGGAACTCAAGCTGAGGTGCAAGATTTTGGAGTTGTCAGCATAGAGGTGTGAGTTCTCCATGAGCAGAGATGTAGAAGGAGAAACACAGACTCAcaaatccaggcatttcctccaCTTGAGACAGAAAGAGGAAGGCAGGCTAATCAgaagacagagaacaaacagagatCTAACAAGAGGACCCAGAATGTGCGGGGTGATGGAAATCATTGTAGGTACATTCTAGAAAGAGTAGGCATCTCCACTGGTGACACGTGTGCAGCCAAGAGGCTGAGACGAGAGGAGAGCTCCTCTTGAACAGTCTCCACAGGAGCTAGTCTTCACAGTTAGAGAGAAATGTAAACAGAGAATTCCAGAGTGATGGGGATGAGAGTGGGAGAGAGGTGTAAGGTTTGGGGAGGATGCTCACAATTGCAGccgtggccagaaaaaaaaaaaaaagcatgagttTTAAAAGCCAGTTTTTCTGCATAGTCTTCCTGGGTGGGAGCCTCCCAGGAGGAcaaccttctctctccctctgtatTTACCAGTGGAGCATATGACTAGGACAGTTACTGAACTCATTTCATCCTCCTAATGAAGGGTTATTCTTATGAAACAGCCATAACAAGTACTTTACaatgcatgcatatgtatgaGAAACACATTTACTATGccagagaaataaagtttattggGAAGTAAATGAAGTAGCCTCCTTGCATTCCAGAGAATATCAAAGAAGCTAGGAAAGCAGGAAGCAGGAAACACAATACCTAGAGGAAACACCCTAAAGTAAAACCTGGAGCTCAGATTGCTGGACTGTCTTCAGAGACAGAGACTTGACCTTCAGCAGGAGGGAGTTTTCCAAACATCGGAAGCAGATGAGGTGTGTCTTGGCTCGTGGAGAGCATTTCCATGGGTAGAAATTTCAGAGCTGGCTTGACAAGGTATCTAAATGGTAACTGAGCTCCAGCCAAGGCAGGACCTGGGGATCTTTCCTGTGCTTGTTCTAGGCTTCATTGTCGTCTTCAAAGAGAAGGCAGGTTTTTGAATTAACAGCAACGATTTTGAGCGGAGGACCTACAGGAGATGCTACTAGCATTGGTGGTGGCACATGGGTTGCAGGGGAGCCTGGAAGAACACAGAGATTTAGAATGGGTTGGGGAGAAGACTGGTAAGAGTGCTGAGGTACTTTACGAGATACATCTGATTTCTCAGTGGTTGAAGTTTGTTGCAATCAACTTTGATTGTTACCaaacctctctccctctctgccatGTGCAGAGGGGGACAATTGTTATCTAATGCTCTTGAGATCTCACAGAACTCAACAGTCTCCCTTACCCAACAGCTGCTACTGTAACAGTTTCTACCACCACCCCTCCACTGTTAGCTCCCCGAGGCAGGGAATGACTGCCTTTCACCTTTGAGCTTTCACATTTGCCTAACCATCACAAAGGAGACACTCCATGAATGTGTGCTCTTTGATGAACTGAAAACATGGCCAACATGGGCATGCCCAGGGTCTTGTAGACCCACCACACATTTTCCCAGGATCCCTTCTCTCCCTACTCACTTGGAGTCCTCGCTGTCCAGCAGCCCACGGTAGGTGTTGATCTCACACTCCAGCCGGGCCCGCACGTCCAGCAGCACCTGGTACTCCTGGTTCTGCCGCTCCAGGTCACTCCTGATCTCCGCCAGCTGTGACTCCACGTTGCCGATCAGGCCCTGCACCTGGGCCAGCTGGCAGCTGTAGCGGGCCTCCGTCTCCGTCAGGGTGTTCTCCAGGGAGTCTCTCTgtcagagggaaggggaggaaagtCACAGAGCTGCTCCTTCAGGGGCTTCTCCATCGCTTCCAAACAAGTCACCAGCTCCAAGGGTTCAGGAGAGGGTGGTCCGGAGGGCATCCCAGTGCCCCTGACTCCCCAACCTCACCTCCTCACCAGGAGTCTCATCAGTACCCACCAGGTTGTGCTGGGCCTGAAGCTCCACCTCCAGGGCGTTGACCGTGCGTCTCAGCTCGATGATCTCTGCCTGGTAGGACTGCAGCTGCTCTGAGCTGGACACCACCTGCTTGTTCAGCTCCTCAGTCTGAAACACCAAAGGGCAGAAGAGAGAATCAGACCCCACCTGAAGGGCCCCAAGGGGCTGAGGGTCCTGAGAGACCACGTGCCGAGATGCTCACCTGCCTGATGTACCATTCCTCCACGTCCCTGCGGTTGGTCTCCACCAAGGCCTCGTACTGAGCCCTGGTCTCGTTGAGCACACGGTTGAGGTCCACAGTGGGGGCGGCGTCCACCTCCACGTTGAGGCGGTCTCCCAGCTGGCTCCGCAGTGAATTGGCTtcctgagggagggaggagaagaagtGAACCCACAGAAATGGATCTGCAATCTTCCTGCTGCAGGGAAGTGAGCACAACGCTGCCCAAAATGCACTGAAAGGAATATTCTGATCATTCCCCCAAACTGACACAGATAAGGTGTAGGAATAAACCCAAACAGGCATCACATCCATTCCCTTCCCCCAACACTGAAACAAGCTCACCTTTCCCATAAGCCTAAGTCCAAACTCGTTCACACATGCAGGTCCTTCCTACCTCTTTCCCATTACATCCCCGTAGATACTGCTTTCCCAGCCATACTCCCCAGGTATGCCATGCTCTGCCACATCTGTGTCTTTGCTCAGTCTCTTCCCTTAGACCAAAGTGCTGAAATCCTCCTCTTTCCTCTGATTTGCCTCTGAGAAGACTTCCCAATCTCCCTTCAGGCAGATCAAATTGTTCCCAGAGCCTGAGGCTCATACAACATGTACATATAAAGATTGTCTCTATATAACAAAAGCTTCTATAATAAAATACCCATTGGGCAAGTTTGACAAGCAAAAGATAAATCTAAACTTCCCATTCTACATGCCTACATGCCATGGAAGACATGTAGCAAAAATGTGTTTTTACTGTTTAAAAGCAGTGAGTCATCACTAAGGGCTTCCGCTTAAAATGGTAGAATAAGATCAGAATCAGAATTTAAAACTTCCTTGAGGTCCAACTATCTCCCTGACCATCCAAGATGCCCACCCAGGATCACAGTCAACCTCATTGCAGGTGGGACACACTCCCCCCAAATGGGTATTTCCAATTCCTTCCCAGAATTTCACCTGACCAACATGTGTTCCCATGGAGCAGTGATAGGAGAGAATATCAGTGCAACAGCAAAATGTCAAAGTCATGTGACAAGCGCTTTGTAAGACATTGAACCCACAAGGAACACGGTGACATCCACTAAGGATGAAATGTGACAGAGCTTTCTACTGCAAACACAGAGGCAcaccaggaaaaggaaatgtgttattttctccatttggagTACCTAGCTAGGAACACACAATTGTGGAATtaagtgattttgttttctagtAGGGCGAGTAATAGCAAGGAAATAATGATGTCATGATAGCAGCTATTGTATATTTATACTTCATATAATACTTATTTCCTTCTACCTGTATGATGCACTGTTTTGACATGATCACTTCCACAGCCTTAAGACTAGAGAGCGTgttattcctttttctctccccctCTATCTCTACCACCAAATTCAGGACCAGCAGAGAGGAGACCTCAATGAATATAAGTCCTTTCCCAGCATCTCCAACACCATCCACTACTCAGAGCTCCCCTCACCCCAGCTCTCTATGGAGACAGCATCGCCGTTCCCGGAGCTGACCTTGAGTTCCTTAGGGAAGAGTCCCAGCCCAGGAGGTCTGACAGCAGTTGCCTCCTGACTCCCAATGCTAAAGGCTTATCCCTGAAGCCTATGGTTTCTTTTCCTCTCACCTCCTCATGGTTCTTCTTGAGGCAAAGCAGCTCCTCCTTCAGGGACTCCACCTGAGCCTCCAGGTCGGCCTTGCACAGGGTCAGCTCGTCCAGGATCCTACGCAGGCTGTTTATGTCTGATTCCACCAGCTGCCGCGAGGAACGCTCCGTCTCGTACCTGCACGCACAGACCAGAGTGGGAGAATGAGCCAGGCAGaagccctgctccctgccccatGTCTTGTGTTCATGGGATTGGCCTAGCTCTCTTTGCACTGACAGTTTTCTGCCTCTTTGCATCCATGCTTTCTTCAAGATCTACATAAACAGGATGGAGAAGCCTTGGACTTACCCTAACACCAGAAAGCACTCAGGGGACTCATGAGGTGGACTCTATCTCCTGTCAATTTTGTTGGTTGATGTATCACCCAATCAATCAACTCCACCAAGAACAATTCACTACAGTCTCTGAATTTGTGGGGTTGAAGGCCTTTCAGAAAGAGTGATATAAACTGAAGCTCAAATAGCACATGAGTCCAGATCTCTGTTTGCCAATGGTTTTACCTAgccagccttaaaaaaaaaaaaaatgccaggagaaataaaaagggagaaatggctttctcttctcttccaggCAATGTTAGGCCCACACAGGGGCCTTGGAGGTCACCTGGCCCCAAAATCTCAACGTACTTGGTCCTGAAGTCATCAGCAGCCAGCTTGGCATTGTCGATCTGTATCACCAGCCTGGAGTTCTCAGACTTGGCACATAGGATCTGAAAACAAGATTCCATGGTGAGGACCATTTGAACTTGAGAACATTTTATTGCTCAAAGACAGGAAGCTGCTGCTGTGCATCCTCGCAGCCCAGCCCCTCACCTTCTGCTGGAGCTCCTCGATGGTCCGGAAGTAAGACTGGTAGTTGGGGCACAAGAGGGGCTCCTGCTGCTGGCTCCGCTCCAGGATGCGGCTCTCCAGCTCTGCATTGTCCCTCTCCAGCTGCCGCACCTTCTCCAGGTAGCTAGCCAAGCGATCGTTCAGAAACTGCATGGTCTCCTTCTCGTTGCCATTGAAGGAGCCCTCGCAGAACCAGTTACAGCTGCCCACATTGGCAGGGATGTTGCAGGCCCCGGGCAGGGTGGTACCACGGCAGCTGTGGGGCACACAGGGCCGGGAGGAGCAGCTGGAACGGTAGCTCAAGGTGGGCAGGCAGCAGCTGTAAGGCATGGTGCTGGGAGAGGTGATGGAAGGGCAGGTGAACTGATGGAGGTGGAAGTGGATGAGGTTTGAGTCTGTCCTTTCTCCATGGTCCTTTTATACCCATAATGGTGGGTGGGGTCTTGGCACTCCACATAGTTTCCTTTCCTAATGCTTTGGCTAATTTTTCTCTCCAAAATACGCTACTTAGGTGCCTCCCAAGAGTCCCCCCTCAACTCATAAAATTATTCCATTCAGCTTATGTCATAACAGGCTCCTCCAGGGTGCTCATGGCTGGTGATATCAGAGTTTCATCAGATGGCTTCAAAGGAGGTAGAATCATCATGGCCCCAAGTGGCTCTCCCCATTACTCAGAGGGGAGGACAGCCAGGGACATGGGGTGGAGTTGCTTAAGAATCAGGAACTCCTCGCCCATGAATTTCTGCCATTGGACTCCTTGGAAAGAGAGTGTGGAGTGAATAGTCTTTTCAATGGCCAGCCAGCTTCTCTCAAGTCTTCCCATGCTTCACTGTTCAGTTCAACCCATCCTTAGAGCAGAAGCTTTTTCTGTATTAACTATGAGGATTCTGAGCCTTACTCAGGGAGAGTATTTACTGGGGCTTAGGGAATTTGTCAATACCCGAAGAGACTGAAAATAATTGAGCATTATATGTAAcatagataaccaagaaggacctccTGTAAAGCACAGAggactctactcagtactccATAATAacctatacaggaaaagaaacGGAAACAGAATGTGCTGTGtattgtgctaagtcgctcaacacgtccaactctttgtgaccccacggactgcagccccccaggctcctctgtccatggagttctccagggaagaacactggagtaggatgccattcccctcaccaggggatcttcctggcccagggatcaaacccaggtctcctgcattaccgggattctttaccgtttgagctactgagaaagaatacatatatgtatatgcgtaACTGAATCACTcggctatacacctgaaactaacacaatattgtacatcaactgtacttcaataaaattttttaaaaaataaaaaaataggggacttccctggtggtccagttgttaagaatcctcccgccaatgcaggaggcatggatttcattcctggtcagggaagatcccacatgtcctggagcaactaaacccgtgta
It encodes the following:
- the LOC109574525 gene encoding keratin, type I microfibrillar 48 kDa, component 8C-1-like, with the translated sequence MPYSCCLPTLSYRSSCSSRPCVPHSCRGTTLPGACNIPANVGSCNWFCEGSFNGNEKETMQFLNDRLASYLEKVRQLERDNAELESRILERSQQQEPLLCPNYQSYFRTIEELQQKILCAKSENSRLVIQIDNAKLAADDFRTKYETERSSRQLVESDINSLRRILDELTLCKADLEAQVESLKEELLCLKKNHEEEANSLRSQLGDRLNVEVDAAPTVDLNRVLNETRAQYEALVETNRRDVEEWYIRQTEELNKQVVSSSEQLQSYQAEIIELRRTVNALEVELQAQHNLRDSLENTLTETEARYSCQLAQVQGLIGNVESQLAEIRSDLERQNQEYQVLLDVRARLECEINTYRGLLDSEDSKLPCNPCATTNASSISCRSSAQNRCC